One genomic window of Dermacentor andersoni chromosome 8, qqDerAnde1_hic_scaffold, whole genome shotgun sequence includes the following:
- the LOC129386835 gene encoding uncharacterized protein isoform X2, which produces MSSQQVRWLGPHVSERQREILVSFVEEHPYLAKASCVLGQQLTAARKEELWQQVTALLNTEGPAVKTAAQWRAVWKKDVYKARRDAAALHAESRGTGGGSLPGQRGRILSLVGRASAIGVCPPFFEPDEEGESAGDAASAESHVSVGTAPGTSGIRARPLQPATAERRRDDAGGPISQTQPRQTGRGRRPEQGVDDLLSSVVAKYAESVALSQQHNNDLLRSAEQLRTAVESQGAATLRQAVATERLASAAEQQVQQNTQLLQELRSLTRMAPV; this is translated from the exons ATGTCCTCGCAGCAGGTTCGGtggctgggtcctcatgtttcagagaggcagcgcgagatactggtgtcatttgttgaagagcacccctaccttgcgaaggcgtcgtgtgtgctgggtcaacagctgacggcggcgcgcaaggaggagctctggcagcaagtgactgccttgctgaacactgagggcccggcagtgaaaactgcagcccaatggcgcgcCGTGTGGAAAAAGGACGTCTATAAGGCCCGCCGTGATGCggccgccttgcacgccgaaagcag aggaaccggaggaggcagcctgcccggacaGCGAGGGCGCAtcctctccctagttggaagggcgagcgccatcggagtctgcccgccgttcttcgagcccgacgaagag GGGGAAAGCGCTGGTGACGCGGCAAGTGCTGAGTCCCATGTGTCTGTCGGCACAGCGCCTGGGACAAGCGGCATAAGAG CGAGACCACTCCAGCCCGCGACAGCGGAGAGGCGTCGGGACGATGCAGGTGGCCCTATTAGTCAGACAC AGCCACGGCAGACAGGACGGGGCCGAAGGCCAGAGCAGGGAGTGGACGACCTGCTGTCCTCTGTCGTTGCGAAATATGCCGAGTCTGTTGCACTCTCGCAACAGCACAACAAC GACCTCCTCCGGTCGGCGGAGCAGCTGAGAACGGCAGTGGAAAGTCAAGGCGCGGCGACGTTGCGCCAAGCAGTAGCCACCGAGCGTCttgcttctgctgctgagcaaCAAGTGCAGCAGAACACTCAGCTGCTGCAGGAGCTGCGGAGCCTGACACGGATGGCGCCAGTGTGA
- the LOC129386835 gene encoding uncharacterized protein isoform X1, with protein sequence MSSQQVRWLGPHVSERQREILVSFVEEHPYLAKASCVLGQQLTAARKEELWQQVTALLNTEGPAVKTAAQWRAVWKKDVYKARRDAAALHAESRGTGGGSLPGQRGRILSLVGRASAIGVCPPFFEPDEEGESAGDAASAESHVSVGTAPGTSGIRARPLQPATAERRRDDAGGPISQTQPRQTGRGRRPEQGVDDLLSSVVAKYAESVALSQQHNNQIQDLLRSAEQLRTAVESQGAATLRQAVATERLASAAEQQVQQNTQLLQELRSLTRMAPV encoded by the exons ATGTCCTCGCAGCAGGTTCGGtggctgggtcctcatgtttcagagaggcagcgcgagatactggtgtcatttgttgaagagcacccctaccttgcgaaggcgtcgtgtgtgctgggtcaacagctgacggcggcgcgcaaggaggagctctggcagcaagtgactgccttgctgaacactgagggcccggcagtgaaaactgcagcccaatggcgcgcCGTGTGGAAAAAGGACGTCTATAAGGCCCGCCGTGATGCggccgccttgcacgccgaaagcag aggaaccggaggaggcagcctgcccggacaGCGAGGGCGCAtcctctccctagttggaagggcgagcgccatcggagtctgcccgccgttcttcgagcccgacgaagag GGGGAAAGCGCTGGTGACGCGGCAAGTGCTGAGTCCCATGTGTCTGTCGGCACAGCGCCTGGGACAAGCGGCATAAGAG CGAGACCACTCCAGCCCGCGACAGCGGAGAGGCGTCGGGACGATGCAGGTGGCCCTATTAGTCAGACAC AGCCACGGCAGACAGGACGGGGCCGAAGGCCAGAGCAGGGAGTGGACGACCTGCTGTCCTCTGTCGTTGCGAAATATGCCGAGTCTGTTGCACTCTCGCAACAGCACAACAAC CAAATACAGGACCTCCTCCGGTCGGCGGAGCAGCTGAGAACGGCAGTGGAAAGTCAAGGCGCGGCGACGTTGCGCCAAGCAGTAGCCACCGAGCGTCttgcttctgctgctgagcaaCAAGTGCAGCAGAACACTCAGCTGCTGCAGGAGCTGCGGAGCCTGACACGGATGGCGCCAGTGTGA